One part of the Homo sapiens chromosome 19, GRCh38.p14 Primary Assembly genome encodes these proteins:
- the SERTAD3 gene encoding SERTA domain-containing protein 3: MVGGLKRKHSDLEEEEERWEWSPAGLQSYQQALLRISLDKVQRSLGPRAPSLRRHVLIHNTLQQLQAALRLAPAPALPPEPLFLGEEDFSLSATIGSILRELDTSMDGTEPPQNPVTPLGLQNEVPPQPDPVFLEALSSRYLGDSGLDDFFLDIDTSAVEKEPARAPPEPPHNLFCAPGSWEWNELDHIMEIILGS; the protein is encoded by the coding sequence ATGGTGGGAGGCTTGAAGAGGAAACACTCTGatttggaagaggaggaggagaggtgggagTGGAGTCCAGCAGGCCTTCAGAGCTACCAGCAAGCCCTGCTCCGCATCTCCCTAGACAAAGTCCAGCGCAGCCTGGGCCCCCGAGCACCCAGCCTCCGCAGGCATGTCCTCATCCATAACACCCTCCAACAGCTGCAGGCTGCACTTCGCCTGGCTcccgcccctgccctgccccccgaGCCCCTCTTCCTGGGCGAGGAGGATTTCTCCCTGTCAGCCACCATTGGCTCTATCCTCAGGGAGCTGGACACCTCCATGGATGGGACTGAGCCCCCTCAGAATCCAGTGACTCCCCTTGGCCTCCAGAATGAAGTGCCACCCCAGCCTGATCCAGTCTTCTTAGAAGCTCTGAGCTCCCGGTACTTGGGGGACTCTGGCCTGGATGACTTCTTTCTGGACATTGACACATCTGCGGTAGAAAAGGAGCCTGCACGGGCCCCACCAGAGCCTCCTCACAACCTCTTCTGTGCCCCAGGTTCTTGGGAGTGGAATGAACTGGATCACATCATGGAAATCATTCTGGGGTCCTAA
- the SERTAD3 gene encoding SERTA domain-containing protein 3 isoform X1 produces MITQLSSFQYRIQIWGSLLPIQGIMVGGLKRKHSDLEEEEERWEWSPAGLQSYQQALLRISLDKVQRSLGPRAPSLRRHVLIHNTLQQLQAALRLAPAPALPPEPLFLGEEDFSLSATIGSILRELDTSMDGTEPPQNPVTPLGLQNEVPPQPDPVFLEALSSRYLGDSGLDDFFLDIDTSAVEKEPARAPPEPPHNLFCAPGSWEWNELDHIMEIILGS; encoded by the exons ATGATCACGCAGCTGAGCAGTTTCCAATACAGAATTCAGATTTGGGGTTCCCTACTTCCAATCCAG GGCATCATGGTGGGAGGCTTGAAGAGGAAACACTCTGatttggaagaggaggaggagaggtgggagTGGAGTCCAGCAGGCCTTCAGAGCTACCAGCAAGCCCTGCTCCGCATCTCCCTAGACAAAGTCCAGCGCAGCCTGGGCCCCCGAGCACCCAGCCTCCGCAGGCATGTCCTCATCCATAACACCCTCCAACAGCTGCAGGCTGCACTTCGCCTGGCTcccgcccctgccctgccccccgaGCCCCTCTTCCTGGGCGAGGAGGATTTCTCCCTGTCAGCCACCATTGGCTCTATCCTCAGGGAGCTGGACACCTCCATGGATGGGACTGAGCCCCCTCAGAATCCAGTGACTCCCCTTGGCCTCCAGAATGAAGTGCCACCCCAGCCTGATCCAGTCTTCTTAGAAGCTCTGAGCTCCCGGTACTTGGGGGACTCTGGCCTGGATGACTTCTTTCTGGACATTGACACATCTGCGGTAGAAAAGGAGCCTGCACGGGCCCCACCAGAGCCTCCTCACAACCTCTTCTGTGCCCCAGGTTCTTGGGAGTGGAATGAACTGGATCACATCATGGAAATCATTCTGGGGTCCTAA